CCAGCAACGGCGTCAGCGTGGCAGTCTCCTTGCAGCCCTATACAAACGGGTACGGCGAAAACACGCTGGTCTGGGTGCCCATGGGACTGGACCCAACGACCGAGTCTTCCGTGTTCCCATTCAACGGCAACGATACCGTCTATAACGTTACGGTGAGCAATATCAAAGTGGGTACCTCGAGTTTCAGCATCTCCTACCACGTGACGCTCTTTGACCCGGCTGTTGCCGGTCCGGATTACGTTGCCCCGGTGATCAGCGGGCCATCGCAGCCCATCGCCAGCATGACGAATCTCTATTTCTGCCAGTCTGTAAACAACTCGAATGCGACGAGTTATCAATGGCGAGTTTCCACGCGCGCTGCCGGCAACCTGAGCGACGATGTCCAAAACGGATTAGTGAACTTCACGATGACTCCGGCGCCGGATTACCCAATCATCACTAACTCCTTTGACGGTTTGGGCAACTGCTTTCACTTGGCGCATCCGGATACCAGCGAACTGACCCCGCAACTCTTGCAATTAAACGAGGTGCTGTTTCCCAGAGCCAATACTGTCGCCAGCTTCAGCAGCATGCTCGGCTTCGCGACCACCGGCGAAACGGCCCGCGCTCAGGTGTCCACTGATGGCGGGGTGACCTGGCGGGATGTTTATACCCTCGCAGGCGCGAACATCGAGGTTGAAACTTCTTTTAACCAACACAGCCTTCCGCTCTCGAACTATGCCGGACAAGCCGTCCTCCTGCGGTTCAATTATGATTTCAGCGGCGGCAATTACTACCCGGGCGCGCTTAATTATGTCGGCTGGTGCATCCGTAATCTCGTCATCACCAATACCGACCAGTTGACCGGGTCCGTCATTTACACAACTGGCTCGACCAATTTCGACTGGGACCCTGGGCAAACCGGCGGCTTCACGCTCGAAGCGCGTGCCGTCATTTTTACAGACTCCCCGCTCGAGTGGGGTCCAGTCGATCAAGTCACGGTGATTTCCAATGCCCTGGCGCAGGTCCTTACCCTGAGCGCGCCGGTGCTGGCGAATAACCAGGTGCTTTTAGACTTTGCAGTCAATTCCGGCCCGAGCGGCAAATTCAAACTGCTACAGGTCGATCAAC
The Verrucomicrobiia bacterium genome window above contains:
- a CDS encoding CAP domain-containing protein; the protein is MPTAYLRRALPALLLVSFALPRLSTANLILGEPPRAPQDVAGLPGGTPTIKSATGGFTVTTDSREQVRSFFNAIYPASDNVPIDTTADVANCIPGTNSPAFQDAVLRRINWFRAMGGVPAVIALNASNNVYNQQGAVMMSANDNLSHFPPTSWSCYTGGGAHAASNSNIALGSDGADSITGYIWDFGANNSEVGHRRWLLYPQTQVMGTGDVPAAGSYNAANTTWVFDANLFGPRPATRQPYVCWPPEGFVPYQVVYPQWSFALSNANLSASTVAMTSNGVSVAVSLQPYTNGYGENTLVWVPMGLDPTTESSVFPFNGNDTVYNVTVSNIKVGTSSFSISYHVTLFDPAVAGPDYVAPVISGPSQPIASMTNLYFCQSVNNSNATSYQWRVSTRAAGNLSDDVQNGLVNFTMTPAPDYPIITNSFDGLGNCFHLAHPDTSELTPQLLQLNEVLFPRANTVASFSSMLGFATTGETARAQVSTDGGVTWRDVYTLAGANIEVETSFNQHSLPLSNYAGQAVLLRFNYDFSGGNYYPGALNYVGWCIRNLVITNTDQLTGSVIYTTGSTNFDWDPGQTGGFTLEARAVIFTDSPLEWGPVDQVTVISNALAQVLTLSAPVLANNQVLLDFAVNSGPSGKFKLLQVDQLGAAWTTNTSAVLSTNIPGSSYRFTTTNGALTRFFRVIETP